AGAAATCCTAAGGAATTATTTGGCAAAATACTGCCCTAATATTGTCTTGAAAGGTGAGGCTGCAAACGTAGATGATGCTTTGGTTTTAATTCGAAACAACAACTTGGATGTTGTTTTCCTCGATGTGGAAATGCCCTACGGAAATGCGTTTGATTTGCTGGACAAAGTTGGCGACCGCCAGTTTGAAACAGTTTTTGTAACCGCCTACAATCATTATGCAATGGATGCGCTTAATGCCCATGCGTCTTATTATCTGTTGAAACCAATTTCCATCGATAAGTTAATTGAAGCAGTTGATTATGTACAGGAAATTAAAGAAAGGGAAAACACGCTTCAGAATTCAATTTTAAAGCCGCTACAAACGCAAATAGCCGGAAAGATGACCATTCCACTACAAAACGGTTTTGAAGTGCTGCAAATGGAAGATATACTCTACTGCCAGGCAGATGACAATTATACACAGATCTATTTGAAGAAAGGAAAGCGATTGGTGAGCAAAACATTGAAGTATTTTGAAGATTCACTTTCGGAAAGCGGTTTTGCCCGCGTTCATAAATCCTATCTGGTGAATGTGAACGAAATTACCGAATACAAAAAAGGAAAGGGTGGGAGCGTGGTGCTTTCCAGTGGAAAGGAAATAATGGTGAGCCCTTCCCGAAAGAAGGATTTGCTGGCTTATTTCGGATAGAAGTTAAAAGCTAAAAGTTGAAAGAATTTAATTGTTACTATTTTTGAAATTTGAAAACTCAAACCTAAAATCTGAAACCAGAAAGAAACAATGATACTAAAACCCGTAAACGGAAAACAGCCACAAATCCCCGAAGATTGCTTTATCGCTGAAAACGCCACAATTGTAGGAGATGTGGTGATGGGCAATGAATGCAGCGTTTGGTTTAATGCCGTAATTCGTGGCGATGTGCATTTTATCAAAATGGGAAATAAAGTGAACGTGCAGGACGGCGCAGTAATTCACTCAACGTACAAAACTTCACCGACAACGATTGGAAATAATGTGTCCATCGGGCATAATGCTATTGTGCATGGCTGTACCATTCACGACAATGTATTGATTGGTATGGGAAGCATTGTTATGGACGATTGCGTTGTGGAAATCAACACTATTATTGCGGCGGGTGCGGTTGTTTCAAAAAGTACCCGAGTGGAAAGCGGAAGTATTTATGCGGGGATTCCGGCAAGGAAAATTAAAGACATAAGTCCAGAACTTACCAAAGGGGAGATAGAACGAATAGCCAATAATTATGTAATGTATTCTTCTTGGTTTAAGGAATAAATTAAAAGTCTTTTTTTTCTACGGAAATTTTTTCGGCATGCTCTTTCAACAGAAATTTTAAAGTGTCAGTTTCGGCATTTGTAAAAAATTGAAGATTGGGTGGAGTGTTTTCTTTTCGAAGCATATCGAGGCTTTGAAGTACTGTTTTGGTTTGTCGGGCAACTGCCTCGCCAGAATCTATAATCTTTACATTGGGGGGGAGAATATCTTTCAGCTTTGGGATAATATAAGGGTAGTGGCTGCAGCCCAAAACTAAATAATCAATATTTGCTGCAATCATTGGCTTGGTATGTTTTTGCAAAAGCGAGTGCATTTCGATTCCATCAAGATTTCCAGCTTCAATTAAGGGAACGAGGCCTTCTCCAATTATTTCAACCACGTTTATATCTTTTGTAAATTCCTGTGTGGTTTTACTGAAGAGCGCACTGCTTAATGTTCCTTTGGTAGCTAAAATTCCAATGCTTTTTGTAGTGGTTTGCAGGGCTGCCGGTTTTATGGCAGGTTCTATTCCTATAATAGGAATATTATACTTTTTCCGAAGTGTGGAAATGGAATTTGTGGTAGCGGTGTTGCAGGCTACTACAATAATTTTAGCTCCCATCTCAATTAGTTTTTCAGTGTTCTTAATACTGAGTTTCGTAATTTCTTCAGCAGATTTATTTCCATATGGAGCATTTTTACTATCCGCTAGATAGATTGTATGTTCCAATGGCAGTAGTTTGTAGATTTCTTGCCAAATGGAAGAACCCCCAACTCCAGAATCAAAAATACCTATGGGATTGTTTTTTACCATGGCGTAAATGTAGCCAATATGTTGAAATTAGAACATAAAAAAACTGCCCGCGATAACGGGCAGTTTTTAAAAAATTTTCTTTTTAAAAAAGAATTACATTCCCAATTCTTTTTTTACATCAGCCATTAGATCTTTACCATCGGCAAGGATTACACCGCTACCCATGGTTGAGTCCAACACATATTGATATCCTTGGGCTTTTGCTACTTTTTGAATTGTAGCTTGTGCTTTTTCTAGAATTGGCTTAAAGATATCTGTTCTTTTCTTGTCTAAATCCTGCAAAGCTTGCTGTCTGTAAGCTTGAATGTTATCCTGCATTCCCTGAACCTCCTGGAATCTTTTTTGGTTTTCTTCATCAGACTTACCCGCAGCTTCAGCATCGTACTGCTTCATTTTGGTTTCTAGCTCTTTCGCCATAGCCTTAATTTCAGTATCATAAGTTTTTTGTACTTTTTCCAATTGGCTCTGTGCAGCTTTATATTCCGGCATAGCCTCTATAAGCTCCTGTGCATTAATGTGTGCAATCTTGGATTGGGCGTTTACAAAACTTGTAGCTCCCACAAATAGCGCAATTGCAACTAAAACTAATTTCATTTTTTTCATTGTAAGTGTATTAAATTTAAGTGTTATTTTTTAAGCGTTGTTTATTTTAATCTGAAAAGTAATTATTGGCCATCTCCGCCTTCTTGCTCTTCATTTCTGCCCTCAGGTGTATTGTTTCTATTTTGGCGGGCATTCATGATAGAATCTCTTCTCTGTTCTCTTTCCTCAATTAAACGCTGTCTGCGTTCTTCAAATTCTGCTTTCTTGGCAGCGCGTATTGAATCGCGTTCTTTTTGGCGCTGGGCCATCATTTCCTCGCGCTCTGTTTTTTTAGCTTCCACTAATTTTTCGCGCTCTTCCTGTTTTTCTTGGATGGCTTTTTCCCTTTCGGTAATAGCTCCATCTTCTTCGGCTGTAAGTGCTTCCCGGCGCTCTATCTCGCGTTCTTCTTTTTTATTGGCTGCTTGAACTCTTCTGCCAGCACGTTCAATGCTACGTAGAACTAAATCGCTTATGTCGTTTCTTTTGGCGGCAAAAAGCATAACCACATCTGCAGATTTATCAAAGATGAAGTCGTATTTTTTATTTTCCGCAATTTCTTGAACTATGTTGAAAACCTGATCTTGGATGGGCTGTACGAGTTGTCTTCTTTGAATCATCAAATCGCCATTTGGTCCAAAACGATCCTGTTGGTATTGAAGCATTTCATCTTCCTTGATTTTTATTTCCTCTTCTCTTTCATCGATCAATTCTTTGGTAAGGAGCACCCTTTCGTTCGCAAGGTTTAGCTTCATTTGATCAATTTCTTTTTGTTTTTTTTCGATGTCCTGTTTCCAGCGCTGAACTTTTCCTTCCAATTGGATGGAAGCTTCTTTATATTCTGGAACACTTTCAAGAATATATTCCATATCAATATATCCTATGCGAACGCCTCTTTGAGCTTCAGCCATAAAGGTGAAGCAAAAAAGAAAAAAGGTAAAAATTAGTATTTTTTTTGTCTTCATATTATTTGGTTGTTGTTTAAGAAAATATCGTGCCAGTTTTTAAAATTGTTGTCCAATAATAAAGTGGGTTTCCCATCCATTCTTTTCGGTTCCGCCTAAAATTGGGTCAAAGCCGTATCCAAAATCAATACCCAAAAGTCCAAATGCTGGCATAAATATACGCAATCCTGCGCCAGCGGAACGCTTAAGTTCAAAAGGATTGTAATTTCTAAAGCCATCATAAGAGGCTCCTCCCTCTGCAAACCCAAGCACATAGATGGATGCCATTTGTGCCAAAGTTACAGGATATCTTACCTCTAACGAAAATTTATTGTAAATCGTATTTCCATCTTGGTCTGAAAGTGATTGGTTTGGATACCCTCTCATTTGAATAACCTCACGACCATCTAAGCTATAAGCCCCAAGGCCATCACCTCCTACAAAGAATCTTTCAAATGGCGGAATGCCACGATTTTGGTTATAAGCTCCCAAAAACCCAAACTCAGTGTTTGTACGAAGCACCATTTTTTCCACAAGTTTTGTGTACCAGGTTCCTTTAAATTTTATTTTATAATATTCTAGCCATTTAAAACGCTCTTGGTCAATTTCTGAAATCCTTTTGTTGTCATCTACAAACTCAGGATTATCCGGAGATGTCTGTGAAAGAAGAGCTCGCTCTCTGGATAATGCTTTATAATCTACATTGTTAAACGCAGAGTATGGAAGCGTCAACTTAGCGGTAATGCTAAAATCAGATCCGGAAGTAGGATATATGGGGTTGGTAGCCGTGTTGTTTCTGCTGATACCAATGGTATAGGCAAGATTGTTTGAATACCCATCGCCGAATGTAAACAAGCCGGTATTGTAATTATTTAGGTTGTAATGCTGAAAGCTAATTGCATTGGACCATACAAAATAATCATCAGGCCATGTTACCTTTTTTGCTAACCCCACAGAACCTCCAGTAATGGTAAAACTTCTAGATTTGTCCGCTCTTCTATTATTATAATCGTAAAAATTTTGAATAGTATGCGAAAACGATGTGGACAATTGTACAGGTTTTCTTCCTCCCAGCCAAGGCTCGGTAAGCGACAAGCTATAAGTTTGATAATAACTACTTGCCTGCGCACGTATGGATAGTTTTTGTCCATCACCCATCGGTAATGGTTTGTATGAACTTAGATTAAAAATATTTCTAAGAGAAAAGTTATTGAAAGAAAGCCCAAGAGTACCTACAAAACCACCACCTCCATAACCTCCTTGAAGTTCAACTTGGCTAGATCCTTTTTCTACTACGGAATATTCCAGATCTACGAGCCCGTTATTTTCATCTACTTTTTTGAAATTTGGAGAAAGCTGTTCGGGATCAAAAAAGCCTAGCTGGCCCAATTCACGAATGGTTCTAACCACATCCCGCTTGCTGTATTTTTGGCCTGGACGCGTTCTCAATTCTCTATAAATAACATGGTCGTTAGTGCGATCGTTTCCTATGACAGTTACATGGTCAAAATAGAAAAGATTACGCTCCATAATTCGTATTTCAAAATCTATAGTGTCATTACGTACAGCTACTTCCACAGGGTTAATACGTGCGGCAAGATAACCGTTGTTTTGGTAAAGGTTTGTAAGATCGTTCGCTTCTGGGTCGCTTTCATCTGCAATACGTTCCTGTAGCAAAATTCCGTTGTAAACCTCTCCGGTTTTGATGCCTAAAATTTGACGTAATTGGCTATCGGTAAAGACACTGTTTCCGATGAATTTAATATCTCCAAAATAATACTTGTCACCTTCTTCAAGCTTTATGTCCAGGGCTACATTCTTCTTGTCAAGAACCCGTAGGGTATCACTAATGATACGCGCATCGCGAAATCCGTTTGATTTATATTTTTTAAGGATGGACTCTTTGTCTTCTTCAAAACCTTCTTCGGTATATTTTGAGCGTTTCCAAAGACGGATTGGATTTTTGCGTTTGGTCTTTTTCATGGAGCGACGCAATTTTCCATTTGTGAATTGCTCATTTCCTTCGAAATTTATCTTTTTTACTTTTACCCGCTTTCCTCTATCGATTGAAATAATCATATCTCGTGATATTTCTACCCCTGTAGAGTCCGTATGGGGAGTAGTGTTTATGGTAACTTCAGTGTTATAAAAACCGTCCTTTTTATATTTGTTCGTAATATAATTTTTTGTTGTGGTAAGAAGGTTTTCGGTAAGTTTGGCACCCGCTTTTAGGTCGTTATCCTTAATGATTTCCTTTTTCTTGGCCTTACGTATTTTTTTTCCGTTGATTACAACTTCATTGAGTTTTGGCAACTCAACTATGTAAAGTTCTAAATCTACATTGTCGCCTTCAATATTGGTTACATAAAAAGCGATATCGCTAAAAAGATTTTGCTCCCAAAGTTTTTTGGTAACCTGGCTCAATTTTTCGCCTGGTATATAGATGCGATCCCCTCTCTTTAAACCGGTAAAAGCTATAACAGTTTGCTCATTAAAGCTTTGTGTCCCGGTCACTGTTATTTCGTTTATAGTGTATTTTCTTCCGCTGTCAAGTTCTTTTTGCTGCGCCTGTAGTGTAAAAACGGAAAGTATTGTAAATAATAAAATACAATAAGATTTTCTGTATGTATGCAATAGGGAACTATTGTTTAAGCTGTTCACTGGTTTTTCCAAATCTTCTTTCTCTGTTTTGATAATTTAATATTGCTTCAAAAAGATGGTTTTTTGTATAATCCGGCCAAAGTGTTTCAGTAAAATACAGTTCGGCATACGCTATCTGCCAAAGCAGAAAATTACTAATGCGCTGTTCGCCACTGGTGCGGATCAGTAAATCTACATCTGGTAAATTTTGCGTGTAAAGATGATTATTTATTACCGTTTCATCAATATCGTGCGGCGAAATTAGGTTATTTTTAACTTTAAGACTAATCTCTTTTATTGTTTTTGTAATTTCTTCCCTGGAACCGTAACTTAGTGCAAGGGTAAGAGTCATGCGCTCGTTGTTTTTTGTTTTAGCAATCACATCCAGTAATTCTCTATGTGCCTTTTTGGGCAAGGCATCTAAATTGCCAATTGCATTGAGCTTTATGTTGTTGTCCTGTAATGTTTTTATTTCCTTTTTAAGCGAAGAGACCAACAGCTTCATCAACAGCTCTACCTCCATTTTGGGGCGGTTCCAATTTTCTGTTGAAAAGGCATAAAGGGTTAAGTAAGGAATTCCGATTTCTGCACTTCCCTCAACAATTTCGCGCACAGCCTTTGTGCCATTTTCGTGACCCATAGAGCGGAAAAGACCTTTTTGTTTTGCCCACCGGCCGTTTCCATCCATAATGATGGCCAGGTGTTGCGGCAATTTGTCTTTGTCTATTTGATCTTTATTGTCCATTATTGTTTAAAAATTGCAATAACAAGGTCTTCTTCCGAAGGCAAAAGTAACGGTTATGCCAGTAAAAACATACCAATCGTCACTGTTGGTGTTTCCGAATTTTAAGTTCTCATTATTTTCCAATCCTTTTACGGGGTTGCTGCCGTCCAGATCATCGGTAAAAGTATAGCGGGCTCCAATCTCAAGCCCTACCATTGCATTTTGGCCCATATTTGCTTTATAACCTAAAACCATAGGAATTGCAATACTGCTTGCGCCATCATAATCTGTTATAATGTCATTTCCTCTTTTGTATAAGGCATCATACCAAAAATAGGTAAGACCAGTATATAAATAAGGGGTGGAAATTGCTTTTTGGGCGTGAACATCAAAATCCCAAAAAGTATATTCCAGTCCAACGGAAACTTCTTTTACTGTGTTTTCAAAAGAATAACCGCGCTCTTTTCTGCGACTGTTTGAACTTTTTGCGTCATCTCCCTTTATTTTCGCAACCATTACCGAGCCCCTAAATGAATGCCGTGCGCTACGGTTCCACTTAAGAAGACCGCCTACGGCAAAACTGTTGGGGTTAATAAAATTGGTCTTTCCAACATCACCAATATAGTTTGCGCCTCCAATCATTCCGCCTATTTCATAGGTTTGGGAATGCGCATAGAATGCCGTTGAGAGTATTAAAAATACAGTCGCGAAATACTTCATATACTTTAAAAGTTTGCAAATATAACAATAAACTTGGCTTGACATTGAAGGAAGCCAATTTGTCTCAGTTGATTAACAAATTTTGATGCGTTTTATTGTTTAGTTTCGCTTGTCTTCGCCCCATAAAAGTTTTTTGCGGAGGGTTTTTATAAAACTATCGTCGTGAAGTTGCAGTAATTTTATTGTGAAAGGTGCCTTCTTAATAAATATTGTGGTTTCATTTTCCAATGTGGCTATTCTAGAATCCATGGAGACCAAAAAAGTATTTTCTCTTCCCGAAACTTTTAATGAAATACTGCTGGAATCTGGTATTACCAATGGACGGGCGTTTAGGTTGTGCGGTGCAATGGGGGTGAGCACAATATTTTTTGCCTCTGGGTCTATTACTGGACCACCGCAGCTTAAGGAATAGCCTGTGGATCCTGTAGGAGTAGCTACTATCAGCCCATCAGACCAATAGGAAGTAAGGTATTTATCATTGACCAATGTTTCCACTTTTATCATAGAGGTGGTATTGCGCCTGTTTACGGCAACTTCATTTAAGGCGAAATTTAATGGTTGGATTTCTTCGTTCTTTGGAGATGTTTCCACAGTAAGCAAGCTTCTTTCAGAAATGGAATATTCTCCTTCCAAAATCTGGTTCAGGCTTTCGGTCATTTCCTCTTTTTGAATTGTTGCCAAAAAACCAAGCCTTCCTGTATTGATTCCCACAATGGGAATGCCCAAGTCTGCAACGAATGTTACAGCTTTTAAAAGGGTGCCGTCACCACCAATGCTGAAAAAAAGATCAAAACTAGAGTCTAGCTCTGTAAAGGTAGAAAAGCTGGAAAAGTTTTTAGTGATATCTTGATTTTTATTGATTATGCCCAAAAAGTTTTCTTCAATTACTACTTCGGCTTCTTTTTTTTGAAGCGCATCGAGCAACATCTGAATGTATATTTCAGAATTTTCGTGATAAAATTGTCCGTAAATACCAATCTTCATTCCAATTATATATTAAGGTATTTATCTAAATAATCAGACCGCTCTTTTAAGTCTTCCAAAAATTTATCTTCTTCATGATGGCTAACTACCTCGTACTTATATCTTCTAAAGGTTTGCACAATACTGTTTATGGCCGTATGGCCAACCTTCACTGTTAATTGAACGGTCTCGCCTGTAATTTTTGAAACAAAGACACCGAAAATACGGGTGCCGTTTGACTCTACAATCTGGCAAACCTCACTAAAGGAATAATCCTGAATTCCTTTCTCAATTACTATTATACCGCCTGTTTCGTTCAGAAATGGAGTGTTGTTGAAAAGGCTCATAATATCGCCCAATTCGTAATATCCCAAATACTTGTTTTCAGCTCCCAAAACGGGCATAATATTGCTGCTGTTAAGTGCAAATGCCTCTAAAATATCTAGCCAGTTTGTATCTTCAAGCACATGAAAAGGCTCCAAGGCATATTGAAAATCACTCAATTTCTTCTTATTGTCAAAACAGTAAGCGTCATTTTCAGAAACACACCCTATAAAATGGCCATCCCTTTCAACCGGAACGTGTGAATAGGTAAGCTGATTGAAAACGGTTTGCACATCCTTTATATTTGCCGAAATGTCAAAGGGTTCAATATCGTTGATGATGTAATTCAGGGTTTCCATTGCAATTGTTTTTAACGCAAATTACTTAAAATAAAGGTTCGTTAGCGTTTAGAAGGTTTGTATTTTTGTTAATTCTAACACAAAGAAATGACAAAACTTAGCGTAAACATAAACAAAATAGCCACATTGCGCAATGCCCGCGGCGGTAACGTGCCTGATTTGTTGCAGGTTGCAAAAGATGTTGAGAAATTTGGCGCACAAGGGATTACAATCCACCCAAGGCCCGACGAACGCCACATTCGCTATCAAGATGCGTACAATTTAAAATCAATTGTTTCCACGGAATATAATATTGAGGGAAACCCGATGGACAATTTTACAAAAATGGTTTTGGAAATAAAACCAACACAAGTAACCTTGGTTCCAGACGCTGTTGATGCAATCACATCCAACGCCGGTTGGGATACAGTTAAGCACAAAGATTACTTAAAGGATATAATTTCAGAATTTAAACGAAATGGAATCCGCACTTCCATTTTTGTAGATCCAACTTTAAAAATGATTGAAGGCGCCGCTGAAACTGGAACCGATAGAATTGAACTCTACACCGAAGAATTCGCAAAACAATACTCCTTAGGAAACAAAGAAGCCGTAAAACCTTATACGGAATGTGCACTTCTTGCAAATAAATTGAATTTGGGCATCAACGCAGGTCACGATCTTTCTTTGGAAAACATTAAGTTTTTTAAGAAAAACATCCCGAACCTTTTGGAAGTGAGCATTGGGCATGCGCTTATTTGTGAAGCGCTTTACCATGGGCTGGAGAAAGTAATTTCAGAATATTTAAAAAAGCTTGGCTAATGATTTTACACTCCCAAATACTCGGCTCCGGTAAACCCTTTGTAATCCTCCACGGCTTTCTAGGTATGAGCGATAACTGGAAAACCCTCGGTACACGCTGGGCTGAAGATGGTTATGAGGTTCATCTTTTAGACCAGCGCAACCACGGCCGCAGTTTCCACAGCGATGAATTTTCGTATAAAGTAATGGACGAAGATTTAAAAAATTACTGCGATGAACATAATCTTCAAAATATAATTTTATTAGGTCATTCTATGGGTGGAAAAGTTGCAATGCAGTTTGCAGTAACCTATCCCAAGATGGTTTCCAAACTGATAGTGGCTGATATTGGTCCAAAGGCCTATCCGCCGCACCATCAAGATATTTTAAAAGCACTTTCAAAATTGGATTTCTCAAAAATAAAATCTAGGGGAGAAGCAGAAGATGTTCTTTCGGAATATATAAAAGACGAAGGCACAAAACTTTTTCTGCTGAAAAATCTTTACAGGAAAAGTAAAACTGAATTGGGGCTTCGTATAAACCTTCCTGTTCTTTCCGAAAAAATTGAGGAAGTAGTAGCAGCCCTTCCTGAAAACACTATTTTTAAAGGCGATACGCTATTTTTAGGAGGGGAGAAAAGTGGCTATATAGAACCCATGGACGAGATTTTGATTAAAAAGCATTTTCCGAAAGCAAAAATAGATACAATATCAAATGCCGGCCATTGGCTGCACGCAGAAAATCCCGACGAATTTTATGATAATGTTATGAATTTTTTATAATATTGTAAGAATGTTTCTTATGCGTGCATAATAAATACCTTGAATAATTCCTTACTAATTTAAAATTAAGAATTAACTCTAAAGAAATAAACAATTATGAAGAAAGTATTACTTCTTGCCGTTTTTGCACTAGCAAGTGCGGTTACTTATGCGGGCGGTTACCGCGTAAGTTTGCAGGGCAATAAATCCCTTGCGATGGGCCACACGGGTGTTGCGGTTATAAACAGTAGCGAATCGGTATTTTTTAACCCTGCCGCCTTGGTGTATCTGGAAGATAAATTCAGTATCTCTGTAGGTGTCCACGGCGTGTTTTCAAACATTGCCTACCAAGATGCCGAGACGGGCGCCAATGCCCGTACCGATAGCCCGGTCGGCACGCCGCTGTATCTGTACGCATCCTACCAGGCTAACGACTGGCTGGCTTTTGGGCTAGGTGTTTACACCCCCTATGGAAGCTCGGTAGAATATGAAGAGGATTGGGCGGGATCGCATCTGGTAAATAATATTGACTTGCAGGCAATCTACATTCAGCCAACTGTTTCTTTTAAGATTAATGATAAGTTGAGCGTAGGCGGTGGTCCTATCTACGTTACCGGGTCTGTAAATTTCAACAGAAACCTAAACCGCACACTTACCGATCTTGAGGGTAACCGAGCCAATGTAACAGTTGATGCTTCTGGAGTGAGCAATTGGGGCTGGGTTGCCAGTGCAATGGTGAACCTTACCGAAGATCTTCATATTGGAGCAACCTATCGTTCAGAAATAATTTTGGACGCTGAGGATGGAGATGCAGATTTTGAGAATGTGCCAAACTCACCTTTAACACCATTTGCAGATACAACATTTAATGCTTCTTTGCCATTGCCTGCGGAAATGACGGTAGGGATGTCTTATGATTTCTGTGAAAATTGGACTTTCGCTTTTGACTTTAACCGTACGTTTTGGGATGTTTACGAATCTCTGGATTTAGATTTTGCCAATCCCGAAATTCCAGATTCAAAAAATGCGCGTAACTATAAAAATTCATCCATCTATCGCTTTGGTATGCAATACGAAGCCACCAAAATGTTTACACTAAGAGCAGGTTATTATTTTGACGAATCACCTGTGCGTGAAGGTTATTTCGCTCCTGAAACACCTCGCAATGACAGTAATAATTTTACAGCAGGACTTACTGTAAACCTTGGCGAACACTTACAGATAGACGCGTCATTCCTTTATTCACACTTTAAGGAAGTGGATGCTTCTTACAACTATTATTTCGAAAACGGTGTAGCGGTTCCATTTAAGGGAACATACAAAACCAATGCTTTCGTTCCAGGACTGGGGCTTACTTATAAACTATAATTGAAAAAAATCTCAAAGATGAAAAATATACTTAAATATACATTCGCGGTTTTGGCCGTGGGCTTTGTAAGCTGCGAACCAGAATTTGATAGCCCTGTAACAGACGATGGTTTTTACAGTAGCGGAAGTGCGGACTTTTCAAAATATGTTTCTGTTGGAAACTCTTTGACTGCAGGTTATGCAGATGGAGCTTTATATATTACTGGACAAAATAATAGCTATCCCAATATTATGGCGCAGCAGTTTTCCTTTGTTGGAGGAGGTGATTTTACACAACCATTAATGAATGATAACCTGGGAGGGTTATTGTTGGGAGGATCTCAAATAGCTGAAAACAGATTTGTATTGGCTGTGGGTCCCAATGGCAATCCCGGCCCTGTTCGTTTGGACGGAATGCCAACCACTGATGTTTCAAATAAATTAAGTGGTTCGTTCAACAATATGGGTGTTCCCGGAGCCAAGAGTTTTCACTTGGTAGCTCCTGGATATGGAAACGTTGCTGGAGTGCCAACAGGTGCTGCCAATCCTTATTTTGCCCGTTTTGCAAGTAGTGAAAGTGCTACTGTAATAGGCGATGCTGCGGCTCAAAACGCCACTTTTTTTACACTTTGGATAGGAAACAATGACATTTTAAGCTATGCTACCTCCGGAGGAGCTGGAGTTGATCAAACAGGAAATC
The Aequorivita iocasae genome window above contains:
- a CDS encoding LytR/AlgR family response regulator transcription factor, which encodes MKLNAIIVEDEETSREILRNYLAKYCPNIVLKGEAANVDDALVLIRNNNLDVVFLDVEMPYGNAFDLLDKVGDRQFETVFVTAYNHYAMDALNAHASYYLLKPISIDKLIEAVDYVQEIKERENTLQNSILKPLQTQIAGKMTIPLQNGFEVLQMEDILYCQADDNYTQIYLKKGKRLVSKTLKYFEDSLSESGFARVHKSYLVNVNEITEYKKGKGGSVVLSSGKEIMVSPSRKKDLLAYFG
- a CDS encoding gamma carbonic anhydrase family protein, with the translated sequence MILKPVNGKQPQIPEDCFIAENATIVGDVVMGNECSVWFNAVIRGDVHFIKMGNKVNVQDGAVIHSTYKTSPTTIGNNVSIGHNAIVHGCTIHDNVLIGMGSIVMDDCVVEINTIIAAGAVVSKSTRVESGSIYAGIPARKIKDISPELTKGEIERIANNYVMYSSWFKE
- the murI gene encoding glutamate racemase gives rise to the protein MVKNNPIGIFDSGVGGSSIWQEIYKLLPLEHTIYLADSKNAPYGNKSAEEITKLSIKNTEKLIEMGAKIIVVACNTATTNSISTLRKKYNIPIIGIEPAIKPAALQTTTKSIGILATKGTLSSALFSKTTQEFTKDINVVEIIGEGLVPLIEAGNLDGIEMHSLLQKHTKPMIAANIDYLVLGCSHYPYIIPKLKDILPPNVKIIDSGEAVARQTKTVLQSLDMLRKENTPPNLQFFTNAETDTLKFLLKEHAEKISVEKKDF
- the porG gene encoding type IX secretion system protein PorG, encoding MKYFATVFLILSTAFYAHSQTYEIGGMIGGANYIGDVGKTNFINPNSFAVGGLLKWNRSARHSFRGSVMVAKIKGDDAKSSNSRRKERGYSFENTVKEVSVGLEYTFWDFDVHAQKAISTPYLYTGLTYFWYDALYKRGNDIITDYDGASSIAIPMVLGYKANMGQNAMVGLEIGARYTFTDDLDGSNPVKGLENNENLKFGNTNSDDWYVFTGITVTFAFGRRPCYCNF
- a CDS encoding OmpH family outer membrane protein; the protein is MKKMKLVLVAIALFVGATSFVNAQSKIAHINAQELIEAMPEYKAAQSQLEKVQKTYDTEIKAMAKELETKMKQYDAEAAGKSDEENQKRFQEVQGMQDNIQAYRQQALQDLDKKRTDIFKPILEKAQATIQKVAKAQGYQYVLDSTMGSGVILADGKDLMADVKKELGM
- a CDS encoding BamA/OMP85 family outer membrane protein, translating into MHTYRKSYCILLFTILSVFTLQAQQKELDSGRKYTINEITVTGTQSFNEQTVIAFTGLKRGDRIYIPGEKLSQVTKKLWEQNLFSDIAFYVTNIEGDNVDLELYIVELPKLNEVVINGKKIRKAKKKEIIKDNDLKAGAKLTENLLTTTKNYITNKYKKDGFYNTEVTINTTPHTDSTGVEISRDMIISIDRGKRVKVKKINFEGNEQFTNGKLRRSMKKTKRKNPIRLWKRSKYTEEGFEEDKESILKKYKSNGFRDARIISDTLRVLDKKNVALDIKLEEGDKYYFGDIKFIGNSVFTDSQLRQILGIKTGEVYNGILLQERIADESDPEANDLTNLYQNNGYLAARINPVEVAVRNDTIDFEIRIMERNLFYFDHVTVIGNDRTNDHVIYRELRTRPGQKYSKRDVVRTIRELGQLGFFDPEQLSPNFKKVDENNGLVDLEYSVVEKGSSQVELQGGYGGGGFVGTLGLSFNNFSLRNIFNLSSYKPLPMGDGQKLSIRAQASSYYQTYSLSLTEPWLGGRKPVQLSTSFSHTIQNFYDYNNRRADKSRSFTITGGSVGLAKKVTWPDDYFVWSNAISFQHYNLNNYNTGLFTFGDGYSNNLAYTIGISRNNTATNPIYPTSGSDFSITAKLTLPYSAFNNVDYKALSRERALLSQTSPDNPEFVDDNKRISEIDQERFKWLEYYKIKFKGTWYTKLVEKMVLRTNTEFGFLGAYNQNRGIPPFERFFVGGDGLGAYSLDGREVIQMRGYPNQSLSDQDGNTIYNKFSLEVRYPVTLAQMASIYVLGFAEGGASYDGFRNYNPFELKRSAGAGLRIFMPAFGLLGIDFGYGFDPILGGTEKNGWETHFIIGQQF
- a CDS encoding isoprenyl transferase — its product is MDNKDQIDKDKLPQHLAIIMDGNGRWAKQKGLFRSMGHENGTKAVREIVEGSAEIGIPYLTLYAFSTENWNRPKMEVELLMKLLVSSLKKEIKTLQDNNIKLNAIGNLDALPKKAHRELLDVIAKTKNNERMTLTLALSYGSREEITKTIKEISLKVKNNLISPHDIDETVINNHLYTQNLPDVDLLIRTSGEQRISNFLLWQIAYAELYFTETLWPDYTKNHLFEAILNYQNRERRFGKTSEQLKQ
- a CDS encoding OmpH family outer membrane protein, which codes for MKTKKILIFTFFLFCFTFMAEAQRGVRIGYIDMEYILESVPEYKEASIQLEGKVQRWKQDIEKKQKEIDQMKLNLANERVLLTKELIDEREEEIKIKEDEMLQYQQDRFGPNGDLMIQRRQLVQPIQDQVFNIVQEIAENKKYDFIFDKSADVVMLFAAKRNDISDLVLRSIERAGRRVQAANKKEEREIERREALTAEEDGAITEREKAIQEKQEEREKLVEAKKTEREEMMAQRQKERDSIRAAKKAEFEERRQRLIEEREQRRDSIMNARQNRNNTPEGRNEEQEGGDGQ